A window from Drosophila kikkawai strain 14028-0561.14 chromosome 2L, DkikHiC1v2, whole genome shotgun sequence encodes these proteins:
- the LOC108075847 gene encoding uncharacterized protein yields the protein MTYLASVCAAGLIHLMHNWVLPPDRSKLLGPQLPSILVAIALLDLIYDNRLLPHGLEVMSVMLQRFCEMTMALILLELGINVIWIPVERLIHLLTKIFLRSTGLLSEGFEGFWVGCVTVPLSLVILAFVGHATDHFSLLRSRSFRVKTRVLLNVDASLRYLKRNQRVTGMPLPNYAEKLQQHKDAATRRRRGQDFLRHFHD from the coding sequence atgaCATATTTAGCGAGTGTCTGCGCTGCTGGCCTCATTCACCTGATGCACAATTGGGTCTTGCCGCCCGACCGGTCCAAGTTGCTGGGACCACAGTTACCGTCTATCTTGGTGGCCATTGCCCTGCTGGATCTGATCTATGATAATAGACTTTTACCCCATGGTTTGGAAGTAATGTCTGTCATGCTCCAACGGTTCTGCGAAATGACAATGGCGCTCATCTTGCTGGAGCTGGGCATTAACGTCATCTGGATACCGGTGGAGCGCCTTATCCACCTGCTGACTAAAATATTCTTGCGTAGCACGGGTCTTCTGTCAGAAGGTTTCGAGGGCTTCTGGGTGGGCTGCGTGACAGTGCCACTGTCCCTGGTGATCCTGGCCTTCGTTGGCCACGCCACCGATCACTTCTCTTTGCTGCGCAGCCGAAGCTTTCGTGTGAAGACCAGGGTCCTGCTCAACGTGGACGCATCATTGCGCTATCTAAAGCGTAACCAGAGAGTCACCGGAATGCCGTTGCCCAATTACGCCGAAAAGCTTCAACAACACAAGGATGCTGCAACCAGGCGCCGACGAGGTCAGGACTTCCTAAGACACTTCCAcgattaa